In the Candidatus Sulfotelmatobacter sp. genome, one interval contains:
- a CDS encoding DUF5916 domain-containing protein, protein MTRRLAVLALLWIPAAAQAASPKPGPPLTIRRVSGPITLDGDLSDPGWKGADSVTTWFETRVGDNVEPQVRNLGFLAYDDHYLYAGFHFEDPNPKRIRAPIGDHDAIQGSMDYGGVIIDSRNDSKTARMFLANPHGVQYDAVTSDVTGEDSSPDFYWDAVGKITPTGWNLEIRIPFSSLRYASDSLPTWGILLYRNYPRDRHYQFFSARLPRDVSCFICNSSKLTGLADLPHDSHLVVAPFATAEKKDELTGDAGSPLEDHPVKGDGGVDVKWNPAGDQAIDGAWRPDFSQVESDAAQITANERFAVFYPEKRPFFLEGIDLFSTPFQAVYTRTVTAPDWGVRATGRFGTSAYTVLATHDRGGGSVIIPGPQGSNFAPQDFASDVGIVRIRHDMGQSFVSVLGTAQQVDGGGHNYVGGPDLQWRPRPTDAFTGQALWSQTQTPARPDLAGEWDGRTLDDHAALLNWSHNTPHFDWFLQGQDLGPDFRANNGFIPQVGFREAFLDGGYTIRPGNFFISRQRFFTTDYLDLDPSGNTLARHIALGTGGDGKLSTFFRLELNHDDILVSDTLLSRFRPRFYVEASLGRFINFISLDSYFGQEIDFDNARRGTGATLIGSVTLRPSDHLELRGDGSTRWINETTPDGHSGRLFLADVGRLRLTWSFSSRSYVRLIGQFVKTTRDTSLYTFEIEPKDADLSGSALFAYKLNWQSVLFLGYGDDRTFADLTGQYTISARQAFAKISYAFQI, encoded by the coding sequence ATGACCCGGCGCCTGGCCGTTCTCGCATTGCTGTGGATTCCCGCGGCCGCCCAGGCGGCAAGCCCCAAACCCGGTCCGCCGCTCACGATTCGCCGAGTGAGCGGTCCGATCACGCTCGACGGGGACCTGTCGGATCCGGGCTGGAAGGGGGCGGACTCGGTCACCACCTGGTTCGAGACCCGGGTCGGCGACAACGTGGAGCCCCAGGTTCGCAACCTCGGGTTCCTCGCCTACGACGATCACTATCTGTACGCCGGCTTCCACTTCGAAGACCCGAATCCGAAGCGGATTCGCGCCCCAATCGGCGATCACGACGCCATCCAGGGCTCCATGGACTATGGCGGCGTCATTATCGACAGCCGCAACGACAGCAAGACGGCGCGGATGTTCCTCGCCAATCCTCATGGAGTTCAGTACGACGCCGTCACCAGCGACGTCACTGGCGAGGACAGCTCGCCCGATTTCTACTGGGACGCGGTGGGGAAGATCACGCCGACCGGCTGGAATCTCGAGATCCGGATTCCGTTCTCGTCGCTGCGCTACGCGAGCGACTCGCTGCCGACCTGGGGCATCCTGCTCTACCGCAACTACCCGCGCGATCGTCACTATCAGTTCTTCTCGGCGCGCTTGCCGCGCGACGTCTCGTGCTTCATCTGCAATTCGAGCAAGCTGACTGGTCTCGCCGATCTGCCGCACGACTCGCACCTGGTGGTGGCACCGTTCGCGACCGCCGAGAAGAAGGACGAACTGACCGGCGACGCCGGCTCGCCTCTCGAGGACCATCCGGTCAAGGGCGACGGCGGCGTGGATGTGAAGTGGAATCCGGCCGGCGATCAAGCCATCGACGGCGCCTGGCGCCCCGACTTCTCACAGGTCGAATCCGACGCCGCGCAGATCACCGCCAACGAGCGCTTCGCGGTTTTCTACCCCGAGAAGCGCCCGTTCTTCCTCGAGGGCATCGACCTCTTCAGCACGCCGTTTCAGGCAGTCTACACGCGCACCGTCACGGCCCCCGACTGGGGCGTACGCGCCACCGGCCGTTTCGGAACCTCGGCCTACACCGTGCTCGCCACGCACGACCGCGGTGGCGGCAGCGTGATCATTCCGGGCCCCCAGGGATCGAATTTCGCGCCGCAGGACTTCGCCTCCGATGTCGGCATCGTCCGGATCCGGCACGACATGGGCCAGTCGTTCGTGAGCGTGCTCGGGACCGCGCAACAGGTCGATGGCGGTGGACACAACTACGTGGGCGGCCCCGACCTTCAATGGCGACCGCGGCCGACTGACGCCTTCACCGGGCAGGCACTGTGGAGCCAGACGCAGACCCCGGCGCGTCCGGACCTCGCCGGGGAGTGGGACGGGCGCACGCTCGACGACCACGCCGCACTGCTCAACTGGTCGCACAACACGCCGCACTTCGACTGGTTCCTGCAGGGTCAGGATCTCGGACCCGACTTTCGCGCCAACAACGGCTTCATACCGCAGGTCGGATTTCGCGAGGCGTTCCTCGACGGCGGCTATACCATCCGCCCTGGGAACTTCTTCATTTCACGCCAGCGCTTCTTCACCACCGACTATCTCGATCTCGACCCCTCGGGAAACACGCTCGCTCGGCACATCGCCCTCGGCACCGGCGGCGACGGGAAGCTCAGCACGTTCTTCCGGCTCGAGCTGAACCACGACGACATCCTGGTGAGTGATACGTTGCTGTCACGGTTCCGGCCGCGCTTCTACGTCGAGGCGAGCCTCGGCCGCTTCATCAACTTCATTTCGCTGGACAGTTACTTCGGTCAGGAGATCGACTTCGACAACGCCCGGCGGGGCACCGGCGCGACGCTGATCGGCAGCGTCACGCTTCGCCCTTCCGACCATTTGGAGCTGCGTGGCGATGGGAGCACGCGCTGGATCAACGAGACTACGCCGGATGGCCATTCGGGCCGGCTGTTCCTCGCCGACGTCGGCCGCCTGCGCCTCACCTGGTCGTTCAGCTCGCGTTCGTACGTCCGCCTGATCGGGCAGTTCGTCAAGACCACGCGCGACACCTCGCTTTACACGTTCGAGATCGAGCCCAAGGACGCCGACCTCAGCGGCTCGGCCCTGTTCGCCTACAAACTGAACTGGCAGAGCGTGCTGTTCCTGGGCTACGGCGACGACCGGACGTTTGCCGACCTCACCGGCCAGTACACGATCTCGGCCCGGCAGGCCTTCGCCAAGATTTCGTACGCGTTCCAGATATAG
- a CDS encoding FlgD immunoglobulin-like domain containing protein, whose translation MSHTDRRVGLRFRAVPRGAVLAGLLALTACSARVARADATAGFVEHWSSSAFAGWGGGSSYSNPGTGGALGAGDGFLIISNATPFNLGAKSSGPNYTGDWRAAGIGKVQFSLKDVGNPDPLEIHFTLGSQSTFYQCNTGFVPTSDWSTFTVDLSDTANFTRIIGVGTFSSAITAVDRVLIRHDVSPFVQSPDPIAADFGLDEFTFVAGSTGVPLPGPAVALPIELAPPYPNPSRGPVALSLQSHDASAITIQVVDVSGRLIRRATLAAASPGPRLWTWDGRSDAGDVAPAGYYRVRAFSAAGGTSQPLVRLAGAR comes from the coding sequence ATGTCCCATACGGATCGCCGAGTTGGATTGCGGTTTCGGGCCGTTCCCCGCGGGGCGGTGCTCGCCGGGTTGCTTGCCCTGACCGCCTGTTCCGCGCGCGTCGCGCGCGCAGACGCCACGGCCGGGTTCGTCGAGCACTGGAGCAGCAGCGCCTTCGCCGGCTGGGGAGGCGGCTCGAGCTATTCGAACCCCGGCACCGGCGGAGCACTCGGCGCAGGCGACGGTTTTCTGATCATCTCGAACGCCACGCCGTTCAATCTCGGGGCCAAGTCGAGCGGTCCCAACTACACCGGCGATTGGCGGGCGGCGGGGATCGGAAAGGTCCAGTTCTCGCTCAAGGACGTGGGCAACCCCGATCCGCTCGAGATCCACTTCACGCTCGGCAGCCAGTCGACCTTCTACCAGTGCAACACCGGGTTCGTCCCAACGTCGGACTGGTCGACCTTCACGGTCGATCTCTCGGACACGGCCAACTTCACGCGCATCATCGGTGTGGGCACCTTCAGCAGCGCGATCACCGCGGTCGACAGGGTCTTGATCCGGCACGACGTCTCGCCCTTCGTACAGTCGCCCGATCCGATCGCCGCGGACTTTGGGCTCGACGAGTTCACGTTCGTCGCTGGCAGCACCGGTGTCCCGCTCCCGGGCCCGGCGGTCGCGCTTCCGATCGAGCTCGCTCCGCCCTATCCCAATCCGTCGCGTGGCCCGGTCGCGCTGTCGCTCCAGTCGCACGACGCGTCGGCGATCACGATTCAGGTCGTTGACGTGAGCGGACGCCTCATCCGGCGCGCTACTCTCGCCGCGGCCTCGCCGGGCCCGCGGCTCTGGACCTGGGACGGGCGGAGCGACGCGGGCGACGTGGCGCCGGCGGGCTACTACCGCGTGCGCGCGTTCAGCGCGGCGGGCGGAACGAGCCAGCCGCTGGTACGGCTGGCGGGGGCGAGGTAG
- the glpK gene encoding glycerol kinase GlpK, with protein sequence MLALDQGTTGSTALLLDRRGRVVGRGYAELPQHFPKPGWVEHDALEIWASVERAAREALRSAGDGPGARVAAIGITNQRETTVLWNRRTGRPVARAIVWQDRRTHERCQALKRRGLEIGIRRRTGLVLDPYFSASKLEWLLRESASRRAAAHRGELAFGTVDSWLLWKLTGGAVHATDPTNASRTMLYDIRERRWSAALLRRFGVPARVLPAVLPSSGRFGVTRGAGFVPDGVVIAGIAGDQQAALFGQGCVTPGSSKNTYGTGAFLLLHTGARAVASKAGLLTTIACGSRGEIAYALEGSVFIAGAAIQWLRDGLGLLRQADESEALARSVPDSGGVVFVPAFVGLGAPHWRADVRGAIIGLTRGTTRAHLVRAALESLAFQSCELVEAMERDARVRVKRLRVDGGASANDLLMQIQADLLGVPVERPRVIETTALGAGLLAGLAVGFWKSAREVDHAREIERVFRPQHGAVWRRAEMERWNRAVSALLAP encoded by the coding sequence GTGCTGGCGCTGGACCAGGGCACGACCGGCAGCACCGCGTTGCTGCTCGACCGGCGCGGGCGCGTGGTGGGGCGCGGCTACGCCGAGCTGCCCCAGCATTTCCCGAAGCCGGGCTGGGTCGAACACGACGCACTCGAGATCTGGGCCAGTGTGGAGCGCGCGGCGCGCGAGGCGCTGCGCTCGGCGGGCGATGGTCCGGGCGCGCGCGTGGCGGCAATCGGCATCACCAATCAGCGCGAGACCACGGTGCTCTGGAACCGCCGCACGGGGCGGCCGGTGGCGCGCGCGATCGTGTGGCAGGACCGGCGAACGCACGAGCGCTGCCAGGCTTTGAAACGACGGGGCCTCGAGATCGGAATCCGACGCCGCACCGGCCTGGTGCTCGATCCCTACTTCTCGGCGAGCAAGCTCGAATGGCTGCTGCGCGAGTCGGCGTCTCGACGCGCCGCCGCGCACCGTGGCGAGTTGGCGTTCGGGACCGTCGATTCGTGGCTGCTCTGGAAGCTGACCGGTGGTGCGGTCCACGCCACCGATCCCACCAACGCCTCACGCACCATGCTCTACGATATTCGTGAGCGACGCTGGAGCGCGGCGCTGTTGCGCCGGTTCGGCGTGCCGGCGCGCGTGCTGCCGGCGGTGCTCCCGTCGAGCGGACGATTCGGCGTGACGCGCGGCGCTGGATTCGTGCCGGACGGGGTCGTGATCGCCGGGATCGCGGGAGACCAGCAGGCGGCGCTGTTCGGCCAGGGCTGCGTGACGCCGGGCAGCTCCAAGAACACTTACGGCACCGGGGCGTTTCTGCTGCTCCACACCGGGGCCCGCGCGGTGGCTTCGAAGGCCGGGCTCCTCACCACCATCGCCTGTGGCTCACGTGGCGAGATCGCCTACGCGCTCGAGGGGAGCGTGTTCATCGCCGGCGCTGCGATCCAGTGGCTGCGCGACGGGCTCGGGCTCTTGCGCCAGGCGGATGAGAGCGAGGCGCTGGCGCGCAGCGTTCCGGATTCGGGCGGCGTGGTGTTCGTGCCGGCATTCGTCGGCCTGGGCGCTCCCCATTGGCGCGCCGACGTGCGCGGCGCCATCATCGGCCTTACCCGCGGCACCACGCGCGCTCATCTAGTGCGTGCCGCCCTCGAGTCACTGGCGTTTCAATCCTGCGAGCTGGTCGAGGCGATGGAGCGCGACGCGCGCGTGCGCGTGAAGCGGCTGCGCGTGGATGGCGGCGCATCGGCCAACGATCTCTTGATGCAGATCCAGGCCGATCTGCTCGGCGTGCCGGTCGAGCGCCCGCGCGTGATCGAGACCACCGCGCTCGGCGCGGGGCTGCTCGCTGGCCTGGCCGTCGGGTTCTGGAAGAGCGCTCGCGAAGTGGACCACGCGCGCGAGATCGAGCGGGTGTTCAGGCCTCAGCACGGCGCCGTCTGGCGGCGCGCCGAGATGGAGCGGTGGAACAGGGCGGTGTCCGCCCTGCTCGCGCCGTAG